The DNA segment CGGACCTCCAGCCCGCGCACGCCCGGGGCGTGGCGGCGGGCATCACGCTCGGCCACGTGCTCGCCCTGGTGCGGTCGCTGCGGCGGAAGAGCCAGATACCGATCGCTCTGATGTCGTACTACAACCCGATCCACTACCGCGGCCCGGCCCGCCTGGTGGCCGAGGCGGCCGCGGCCGGCATTGACGGCCTGATCGTGCCCGACCTGCCGCCCGAGGAGGCCACCGAGCTGATCGCCGCAGGCCGACAGCACGACGTGAAGACCGTCTTCTTCGTCGCGCCCACCAGCACGCCCGAGCGGGTGGCGCTCGTGAAGCGTTCGAGCACGGGCTTCCTCTACTGCATCTCGGTCACGGGGGTCACCGGCGCCCGCACGCAGCTCCCGCCCGAGCTGGCCGGCCAGCTTCGCGACCTGCGGCAGGCGACCGATCTGCCGCTCGTCGTCGGGTTCGGGGTCTCCACGCCCGCGCACGTGAGGGCGATGGCCGAGGTGGCCGACGGATGCATCGTGGGCAGCGCCGTGGCCCGCGTCCTCGAGGCCCATCTCGCCGAGCCGCTCGACGCCCTGGTG comes from the Planctomycetota bacterium genome and includes:
- the trpA gene encoding tryptophan synthase subunit alpha gives rise to the protein MNRIDALYARKKQAGGFALNVYLCAGNPSLEATEALILEMERRGVDAIELGMPFSDPVADGPDLQPAHARGVAAGITLGHVLALVRSLRRKSQIPIALMSYYNPIHYRGPARLVAEAAAAGIDGLIVPDLPPEEATELIAAGRQHDVKTVFFVAPTSTPERVALVKRSSTGFLYCISVTGVTGARTQLPPELAGQLRDLRQATDLPLVVGFGVSTPAHVRAMAEVADGCIVGSAVARVLEAHLAEPLDALVRAAGDFVQPLAQAAHRSRE